One genomic window of Halorubrum hochsteinianum includes the following:
- a CDS encoding MBL fold metallo-hydrolase, whose amino-acid sequence MRAGEFEPVRGVNDLYVHDTGMFETDEYGAVYVYDVERPIVIDTGTGANREALFETIDEIGIGREELAWILPTHAHLDHAGGAGYLAERYPNAEVRVPEKGVRHLVDPGALVAGTKSAVEEQWAHYAEPKPVPDDRIGGVSEGDRIDLGDRELVVRDAPGHAPHHAVYHDPDAEVVFAADAAGIYVPEVDAVTPTSPPPQFDLEQCLDDIRLIEDLGPETLCFGHFGPRECDADLIGEAKRAYVEWVERVRRKRAELDDDEAVVEHFEAASRDIDYWNPERARANMSLNVRGVLTYLDHVDDGE is encoded by the coding sequence ATGCGCGCTGGCGAGTTCGAACCGGTTCGGGGCGTCAACGACCTGTACGTCCACGACACCGGCATGTTCGAGACCGACGAGTACGGCGCGGTGTACGTGTACGACGTGGAGCGACCGATCGTGATCGACACCGGGACGGGGGCGAACCGGGAGGCCCTCTTCGAGACGATCGATGAGATCGGGATCGGTCGCGAGGAGTTGGCGTGGATCCTCCCGACCCACGCCCACCTCGACCACGCGGGCGGGGCGGGCTACCTCGCGGAGCGGTACCCGAACGCCGAGGTCCGGGTGCCAGAGAAGGGGGTCCGGCACCTCGTCGACCCCGGAGCGCTCGTCGCCGGCACCAAGTCGGCGGTCGAGGAGCAGTGGGCGCACTACGCGGAGCCGAAGCCGGTTCCCGACGACCGGATCGGGGGAGTGAGCGAGGGCGACCGGATCGATCTCGGCGACCGCGAGCTCGTCGTCCGCGACGCCCCCGGCCACGCCCCCCACCACGCCGTCTACCACGACCCCGACGCCGAGGTCGTGTTCGCCGCCGACGCCGCCGGGATCTACGTCCCCGAGGTCGACGCCGTCACCCCCACGTCGCCGCCGCCGCAGTTCGACCTCGAACAGTGCCTCGACGATATCCGGCTGATCGAGGACCTCGGCCCCGAGACCCTCTGTTTCGGCCACTTCGGGCCGCGGGAGTGCGACGCCGACCTGATCGGCGAGGCGAAGCGGGCGTACGTCGAGTGGGTCGAACGGGTCCGGCGGAAGCGCGCCGAACTCGACGACGACGAGGCGGTGGTCGAGCACTTCGAGGCGGCGAGCCGCGACATCGACTACTGGAACCCCGAGCGGGCCCGGGCGAACATGAGCCTGAACGTTCGGGGCGTGTTGACTTACCTCGATCACGTCGACGACGGGGAGTGA
- the pspAB gene encoding PspA-associated protein PspAB has product MGIFDTIRAVLGTSAETDATREADPEDLFGMSTAYMTMEADLGYDHCGEAALCFSGVDSTRFDDAVETVEAILEAGEIETGTGFHRHEDDHGYQWFVLEDDDPEDLVTSVHFAADQFIEEGFGSRLLAAVFGFENDDGAAYWIYSFRRGAYYPFAPSGTNDRNQRIEFKLQSILDGELGLEDDESYWYPLWPDARGSHPWE; this is encoded by the coding sequence ATGGGCATCTTCGACACGATCCGGGCCGTCCTCGGGACGAGCGCCGAGACCGACGCGACCCGCGAGGCGGACCCCGAGGACCTCTTCGGGATGTCGACCGCCTACATGACGATGGAGGCCGACCTCGGCTACGACCACTGCGGGGAGGCCGCGCTGTGCTTCTCCGGGGTCGACAGCACGCGCTTCGACGACGCCGTCGAGACCGTCGAGGCCATCCTGGAGGCCGGCGAGATCGAGACCGGCACGGGGTTCCACCGCCACGAGGACGACCACGGCTACCAGTGGTTCGTCCTGGAGGACGACGACCCCGAGGACCTCGTGACGAGCGTCCACTTCGCGGCCGACCAGTTCATCGAGGAGGGGTTCGGCTCGCGGCTGCTCGCGGCCGTGTTCGGGTTCGAGAACGACGACGGGGCGGCCTACTGGATCTACTCGTTCCGGCGCGGCGCGTACTACCCGTTCGCGCCCAGCGGGACGAACGACCGGAACCAGCGGATCGAGTTCAAGCTCCAGTCAATCCTCGACGGGGAGCTCGGCTTGGAGGACGACGAGTCCTACTGGTACCCCCTGTGGCCCGACGCCCGCGGGAGCCATCCGTGGGAATAA